From a region of the Corallococcus coralloides DSM 2259 genome:
- a CDS encoding beta-ketoacyl-[acyl-carrier-protein] synthase family protein, translating to MKNATGLRQVAVTGLGCINALGHDVRSSWKALLEGRSAVRLVERTRCGDTVRFPAAEVTGYEPARYFSKGELRLRDRFAQFALIAAQEAIQDAGLNLAGDNSGTAVVLGTGGGGEMSREEAAIQLFVERSGKCDPALVPKTNSQASVGLICMEHGITGPAFTVSTGCAAATHAIAQAFWLVRSGRVQCAITGGSEASILYSVAKAFQAVGVVAPSAESFRPFSNGQAGMAIGEGAGILVLEDLEHARARGARVYAELIGAGMSADAGDPVRPRVEGPAQAMRQALADAGLTARDVGYINAHGTGTRANDRAESEAIRSVFGPGADHLLVSSTKSMHGHAFGGVGGIEAVATVLALHHGVLPPTANFGEPAEGCDLDFIPNTSRQVQVRHALSNSFAFGGLNAVLAFRYAAPPAQAGLGDGGGAP from the coding sequence ATGAAGAACGCGACAGGGTTGAGACAGGTTGCCGTCACGGGGCTGGGTTGCATCAACGCGCTGGGGCACGACGTGCGGTCGTCCTGGAAGGCGCTGCTGGAGGGAAGGAGCGCGGTCCGGCTGGTGGAGCGGACGCGGTGTGGAGACACGGTGCGCTTCCCGGCCGCCGAGGTCACCGGCTACGAGCCGGCGCGGTATTTCAGCAAGGGCGAGCTGCGGCTGAGGGACCGCTTCGCGCAGTTCGCGCTGATCGCCGCGCAAGAGGCCATCCAGGACGCGGGCTTGAATCTCGCCGGGGACAACTCGGGCACCGCCGTGGTGCTCGGGACGGGCGGCGGCGGAGAGATGAGCCGGGAGGAAGCGGCCATCCAGCTCTTCGTGGAGCGCTCCGGGAAGTGCGACCCGGCGCTCGTGCCAAAGACGAACAGCCAGGCCTCCGTGGGGTTGATCTGCATGGAGCACGGAATCACCGGGCCAGCGTTCACCGTTTCGACGGGCTGCGCGGCGGCGACCCATGCCATCGCCCAGGCCTTCTGGCTGGTGCGCAGCGGCAGGGTCCAGTGCGCCATCACCGGCGGCAGCGAGGCGAGCATCCTCTACTCGGTGGCGAAGGCGTTCCAGGCGGTAGGCGTCGTGGCTCCCTCTGCGGAGTCCTTCCGGCCATTCTCCAACGGGCAGGCCGGCATGGCCATCGGGGAGGGCGCGGGCATCCTCGTGTTGGAGGACCTGGAGCATGCCCGGGCCCGCGGTGCCCGGGTGTACGCGGAGTTGATTGGCGCCGGCATGTCCGCGGATGCGGGAGACCCGGTGCGGCCCCGGGTGGAAGGCCCCGCGCAGGCGATGAGGCAGGCACTGGCGGATGCCGGACTGACGGCGCGGGACGTGGGCTACATCAACGCGCATGGCACCGGCACGCGTGCCAACGACAGGGCAGAGAGCGAGGCCATCCGGTCGGTGTTCGGCCCGGGAGCCGACCACCTGCTGGTTTCTTCCACCAAGTCCATGCACGGGCATGCCTTCGGAGGCGTCGGCGGTATCGAGGCGGTCGCCACGGTCCTGGCCCTTCACCATGGCGTGCTGCCTCCAACGGCCAACTTCGGAGAGCCCGCGGAAGGGTGCGATCTGGACTTCATCCCCAACACGTCCCGCCAGGTCCAGGTGCGCCACGCGCTGTCCAACTCGTTTGCCTTTGGTGGGCTGAACGCCGTGCTGGCCTTCCGCTACGCGGCACCCCCTGCCCAGGCGGGCCTGGGTGATGGGGGGGGCGCGCCATGA